Proteins from a genomic interval of Dendropsophus ebraccatus isolate aDenEbr1 chromosome 6, aDenEbr1.pat, whole genome shotgun sequence:
- the RNF146 gene encoding E3 ubiquitin-protein ligase RNF146, whose translation MAGCGEITHTTNMLPSNKKLGEACANGAPNLAVPECAICLQTCVHPVSLPCKHIFCYLCVKGASWLGRRCALCRQEIPEDFLDKPTLLSPEELKSASRGNGEYAWYYEGRNGWWQYDERTSRELEDAFTKGKKNTEMLIAGFLYVADLENMVQYRRNEHGRRRKMKRDIVDIPKKGVAGLRLDCEAANVSPARESSADGADNIATLGASSAQTTSLLPVRPHTVLGSQTTNPALAHSDGSTSLDNAFSQLQIADNAAGRNNIGEGEEGLPQPANRVPPTDAVVDDPESDDSNSQGILSVQQNVFLQQRHTVIGASLPPPDRPAAAANGGQNTIVRSRRPDGQCTVTEV comes from the coding sequence ATGGCTGGTTGTGGTGAGATCACCCACACTACAAATATGTTGCCCTCAAATAAGAAGCTTGGTGAAGCCTGCGCCAATGGAGCTCCAAACCTTGCGGTCCCTGAATGTGCTATATGCCTCCAAACCTGTGTCCACCCAGTCAGTCTTCCCTGCAAACACATCTTCTGTTACCTGTGTGTGAAAGGAGCTTCATGGCTTGGAAGGCGATGTGCACTTTGTAGACAAGAGATCCCTGAGGACTTCCTAGACAAACCAACTTTACTTTCTCCCGAAGAACTAAAGTCCGCAAGCAGAGGGAACGGGGAGTACGCCTGGTACTATGAAGGAAGAAATGGCTGGTGGCAGTATGACGAGAGGACGAGCAGAGAGCTTGAAGATGCCTTTACGAAAGGCAAAAAGAACACAGAGATGCTCAtcgcaggctttctctatgtagcTGACTTGGAGAACATGGTGCAGTACAGACGAAATGAGCACGGACGACGCAGGAAGATGAAAAGGGATATTGTAGATATCCCTAAAAAAGGTGTGGCTGGCTTAAGGCTGGACTGTGAAGCAGCTAATGTAAGTCCTGCAAGGGAGAGTTCAGCAGATGGTGCGGACAACATTGCAACACTCGGAGCATCATCTGCCCAAACTACTTCTCTTTTACCGGTCAGACCTCACACAGTTCTTGGTAGCCAGACTACTAATCCTGCCCTTGCACATAGTGATGGGAGTACTTCCCTTGATAATGCATTCTCCCAACTTCAGATAGCAGACAATGCAGCAGGTAGAAATAACATTGGGGAAGGCGAGGAAGGACTGCCGCAACCTGCAAATAGAGTGCCACCCACCGATGCCGTTGTAGATGACCCTGAATCAGATGACTCCAATAGCCAAGGGATTCTTTCAGTTCAACAGAATGTATTTCTTCAGCAGAGACACACAGTAATAGGGGCTTCCCTGCCACCACCAGATCGCCCAGCCGCAGCAGCTAATGGCGGGCAGAATACCATTGTAAGGTCTAGAAGACCTGATGGACAGTGCACGGTGACTGAGGTCTAA